In one Mucilaginibacter ginsenosidivorax genomic region, the following are encoded:
- a CDS encoding manganese catalase family protein, producing MFHHVKDLQFNARVSRPDPRFANLLLEQFGGENGELAAAMQYFTQAFGAKAAHPDKYDMLMDIATEEFSHLEIVGATIQMLLKGVNGDLKNAADSSEIMQVMDGKAAKENIIHQALTANPQFVIITGGGVTPRNSQGIPWCASYVNSNGDLTVDLRTNLASESRAKLVYEHLMKFTDDPYIHETLSFLMTREVTHYKMFEAALNSIPDNFPPGVLAADPRFLQNTYNLSAGTVRGPWNEGEMPGLGKDFAYVADPITQARDTKGNTELPNPMKKELQATEKLNKEMSALKSGEEKKAEPAGVAQWSTYADPRD from the coding sequence ATGTTTCATCACGTTAAAGACCTACAGTTTAATGCCAGGGTATCGCGCCCTGACCCACGCTTTGCCAACCTGCTATTGGAGCAATTTGGAGGCGAAAACGGCGAACTGGCCGCAGCCATGCAGTATTTTACCCAGGCATTTGGCGCCAAGGCTGCGCATCCGGATAAATACGATATGCTGATGGATATTGCCACAGAGGAGTTTAGCCACCTGGAAATTGTTGGCGCTACTATCCAGATGCTATTAAAAGGCGTAAACGGCGATTTAAAAAACGCTGCAGACAGCTCGGAGATTATGCAGGTAATGGATGGTAAAGCAGCAAAAGAGAACATCATACACCAGGCACTTACCGCTAACCCCCAATTTGTTATAATTACGGGTGGTGGTGTTACACCGCGTAACAGCCAGGGCATACCGTGGTGCGCATCATACGTAAACTCCAACGGCGACCTGACGGTTGACCTGCGAACTAATTTAGCATCAGAATCGCGGGCTAAATTGGTGTATGAGCACCTCATGAAATTTACCGACGACCCTTACATTCACGAAACGCTGTCATTTTTAATGACCAGGGAAGTTACCCATTACAAAATGTTTGAGGCGGCTTTAAACAGCATTCCAGACAATTTCCCTCCGGGCGTTTTGGCAGCCGATCCGCGTTTTTTACAAAATACCTATAACCTATCGGCAGGTACGGTTCGCGGCCCCTGGAATGAAGGCGAAATGCCTGGCTTAGGCAAAGATTTTGCCTACGTAGCCGACCCTATTACCCAGGCAAGGGACACAAAAGGAAACACCGAATTGCCCAATCCGATGAAAAAAGAATTACAGGCAACCGAAAAACTAAATAAAGAGATGAGCGCCCTGAAAAGCGGTGAGGAAAAAAAGGCCGAGCCGGCGGGCGTAGCCCAATGGAGCACCTATGCAGACCCTCGGGATTAG
- a CDS encoding ATP-binding protein — protein sequence MTEVVIISLENEMDLVLAHKRSMRVAEKLGLTVATQTTFATAVSEVARTVIEYTDNGSLTIGVEQNKTRYALKAKVVFNSEAQLTSNNEGFYYAQKLVPEFDIDAKNGVYTIDMKLGLPRSLKLDALKISQLKKFFHDEQPLNPYEEIKRRNLDLHKLTGEQEEEIRRSRLVDEKKTEFISIASHELKTPLTVLKAYTQMAKAVKEPVSDRLQGLLYKIDLQATKLNSLVQQLLDISRIENGNLQYNMQQMKLNDFITDQLSVMQNIMPGHIINSTLGQDVDVIIDALRMEQVFSNLLSNAAKYSHNNTTVEISSGVNSDGLITISVKDHGIGMSPLTMKSIFDKFYRAEDVTKTHAGLGMGLYITSKIITDHGGKIWVESSEEQGSIFHFTLPVCS from the coding sequence ATGACTGAAGTGGTGATCATATCGCTGGAAAACGAGATGGACCTGGTGTTGGCCCACAAGCGATCAATGAGGGTGGCCGAAAAGCTGGGGTTAACAGTTGCTACACAAACCACTTTTGCCACCGCGGTATCAGAGGTAGCCCGAACAGTTATTGAGTACACAGATAACGGCAGCCTTACCATTGGCGTGGAGCAGAACAAAACCCGTTATGCCCTGAAAGCAAAAGTTGTTTTTAACAGCGAAGCGCAGCTTACCAGCAATAACGAAGGATTTTATTACGCGCAAAAACTGGTACCCGAGTTTGATATTGATGCCAAAAACGGCGTTTACACCATTGATATGAAGCTTGGCCTGCCACGTTCTTTAAAACTCGATGCGTTGAAGATAAGCCAGCTGAAAAAGTTTTTTCACGATGAACAACCTTTGAACCCATATGAGGAAATTAAAAGGCGAAACCTTGATTTGCATAAATTAACAGGCGAACAGGAAGAAGAGATCAGGCGCTCAAGGTTGGTTGACGAAAAGAAAACAGAATTTATATCCATTGCCAGCCACGAGCTTAAAACACCATTAACGGTGCTTAAGGCTTATACCCAAATGGCCAAAGCTGTTAAAGAGCCGGTATCTGATCGTTTGCAGGGCTTGTTATACAAAATAGATTTGCAAGCCACTAAACTTAACTCGCTGGTGCAGCAGTTGCTTGACATTTCGCGTATCGAAAACGGTAACCTGCAATATAACATGCAGCAAATGAAGTTAAATGATTTTATAACCGACCAATTGTCTGTTATGCAAAACATTATGCCCGGCCATATCATTAACTCAACTTTGGGCCAGGATGTTGATGTAATAATAGATGCGCTAAGGATGGAACAGGTTTTTTCGAACTTATTAAGCAACGCTGCCAAATATTCGCACAATAATACCACCGTCGAGATTAGCTCAGGTGTTAATTCCGACGGGCTTATAACGATATCTGTTAAAGATCATGGGATAGGTATGTCGCCTTTGACGATGAAATCAATATTTGATAAGTTTTATCGCGCCGAAGATGTAACCAAAACCCATGCAGGTTTAGGGATGGGGCTATATATTACGTCTAAAATAATTACAGATCATGGCGGCAAAATTTGGGTGGAGAGTAGTGAAGAGCAAGGCTCTATCTTCCATTTTACGTTACCTGTATGTTCATGA
- a CDS encoding ATP-binding SpoIIE family protein phosphatase codes for MVDATHISFAADDRSYFSLIKKEIHRIAAEAGINAVRINELDLIVAEMTSNLFKYSDGGEILVGAFPNGGSPYVELISIDNGPGMANPARMMVDGVSTTNTLGHGLGSMKRLSDTFELYSQPGWGTIVLSRVYNDPEKIKTADEITIRPIVVSKPGEKTSGDGFVFKKNDKYLKIMLADGLGHGPEANKAINEAAAAFKIFPDYSPTETLRFIHSAIKKTRGAVINVVGFNYADRKWSSAGIGNIAARLFGPVNFKNHMSYNGIVGHNIPNTMNDQQYLAEEFNQVMLCSDGIKTRIDMNKYPQIFRYDLSVLAAAIYKDHARKNDDMSVIIAKIK; via the coding sequence ATGGTTGATGCCACACATATTAGCTTCGCGGCAGATGACCGAAGTTACTTTTCGCTAATAAAAAAAGAGATCCACAGAATAGCTGCCGAAGCGGGTATTAACGCGGTAAGGATAAATGAACTGGATTTGATTGTTGCCGAAATGACGTCAAATCTTTTTAAGTACAGCGATGGCGGCGAGATTCTGGTAGGCGCTTTTCCCAACGGAGGATCGCCGTACGTGGAGCTCATCAGTATAGATAATGGCCCTGGTATGGCCAATCCCGCCCGGATGATGGTTGATGGCGTGTCTACCACCAACACTTTGGGCCATGGCTTAGGGAGTATGAAAAGACTTTCAGACACGTTTGAGCTTTACTCGCAGCCGGGCTGGGGAACAATAGTGCTTAGCCGCGTATACAACGACCCTGAAAAAATAAAAACAGCCGACGAAATTACCATACGGCCGATTGTTGTATCTAAACCAGGCGAAAAAACAAGCGGCGACGGGTTTGTGTTTAAAAAGAACGATAAGTATTTAAAAATAATGCTGGCAGATGGTTTGGGCCACGGCCCGGAGGCCAATAAAGCCATAAATGAAGCCGCCGCCGCATTTAAAATATTTCCGGATTACAGCCCTACCGAAACGCTGCGCTTTATACATAGTGCTATAAAAAAAACAAGGGGCGCGGTTATCAATGTAGTTGGGTTCAATTATGCAGATAGAAAATGGTCGTCCGCTGGTATAGGCAATATAGCGGCACGCCTGTTTGGGCCGGTGAATTTTAAAAATCATATGTCATACAACGGTATAGTGGGGCACAATATCCCAAACACTATGAACGACCAGCAATACCTGGCCGAGGAATTTAACCAGGTGATGCTTTGTTCTGACGGAATAAAAACCCGGATTGACATGAATAAATATCCACAGATATTTAGATATGACCTATCGGTTTTAGCGGCAGCTATTTATAAGGATCATGCACGAAAGAACGACGACATGTCGGTTATAATAGCAAAAATAAAATAG
- a CDS encoding anti-sigma regulatory factor, whose amino-acid sequence MILSLSKDTVQVLKEQDVVFLKNRVKEVAVKIKMGLVNQTRLLTAASELVRNMMRYANGGVCQIEVVSSGRNNGIRLVFSDKGPGIPDIAAAMRDGFSTGKSLGLGLPGTKRLVNEFDIKSKVGEGTTVTIIKWANG is encoded by the coding sequence ATGATATTATCACTGAGTAAGGATACCGTACAGGTTTTAAAAGAACAGGACGTTGTTTTTTTAAAAAACCGGGTAAAGGAGGTAGCTGTAAAAATAAAAATGGGTTTGGTTAACCAAACCCGCCTGCTTACCGCCGCAAGCGAACTGGTGCGTAATATGATGCGCTATGCTAATGGCGGGGTTTGCCAGATTGAGGTAGTATCAAGCGGACGGAATAACGGCATAAGGCTGGTGTTTTCTGATAAAGGCCCCGGTATACCTGATATTGCAGCAGCCATGCGCGATGGTTTTTCGACAGGGAAAAGCCTTGGCCTTGGTTTACCGGGTACTAAACGATTGGTTAACGAGTTTGATATTAAAAGCAAGGTTGGCGAAGGCACAACGGTAACTATAATAAAATGGGCCAATGGTTGA
- a CDS encoding STAS domain-containing protein, with translation MDKIPILRLGKFLLVTIQVDLYDRLALNLEADLVQMVNKTNAKGVLIDISAVTIVDSFMGRIIGNIASMSKILDAETVVVGMQPAVAITLIELGLPLKGVHTALDMERGMNLLKSMIDIDDEDVDQDSNDDDIITE, from the coding sequence ATGGATAAGATCCCTATTCTGCGGTTAGGCAAATTCTTGTTGGTTACCATACAGGTAGATTTATATGACCGGCTTGCCCTTAACCTGGAAGCCGACCTGGTGCAAATGGTAAATAAAACAAATGCCAAAGGGGTTTTGATAGATATATCGGCAGTTACCATAGTAGATTCATTTATGGGGCGTATTATTGGCAACATTGCAAGTATGTCAAAAATTCTGGATGCCGAAACCGTTGTTGTTGGCATGCAGCCTGCTGTGGCTATCACACTAATTGAATTAGGCCTGCCGCTAAAAGGCGTACATACCGCTTTGGATATGGAACGCGGCATGAACCTGCTAAAATCGATGATTGATATAGATGATGAAGATGTAGATCAAGATTCGAACGACGATGATATTATCACTGAGTAA
- a CDS encoding STAS domain-containing protein, with translation MSFKTHQLLQKKKKNILELWMKNQLADEGLREDLISNDELRSQSEELVDALVSNLSNENFTDLNSDEWSPVIEILGGIAITRARQGFSPRETGNFVFSLKEALLEVLQEEINDDAKLLFSESMKVNRLMDSLSVVTFETFIKGREEVILRQTDEISEISTPVIRVWDGILALPIIGTLDSARTQIVMENLLQEIVETGSSIAILDISGVPAVDSLVAQHLIKTVSATRLMGAECIISGIRPEIAQTVVHLGIDLSNIITKATLASALSYSFKLMKLEVRKSSVVSKF, from the coding sequence ATGTCATTTAAAACCCATCAATTGCTACAAAAAAAGAAAAAAAACATCCTTGAACTCTGGATGAAAAACCAACTGGCTGATGAAGGCTTGCGGGAAGACCTGATCAGTAACGATGAACTGAGAAGCCAGTCTGAAGAGTTAGTTGACGCTTTAGTTAGTAATCTTTCGAACGAAAACTTTACCGACCTTAATTCTGATGAATGGAGTCCGGTTATCGAAATTTTGGGGGGCATTGCTATCACCCGCGCACGCCAGGGCTTTAGTCCGCGCGAAACGGGGAATTTTGTTTTCTCTTTAAAAGAAGCCTTGTTAGAGGTTTTACAGGAGGAGATAAATGATGACGCTAAGCTGCTGTTTTCCGAAAGCATGAAGGTGAACCGCTTGATGGACAGCCTGAGCGTTGTAACTTTTGAAACTTTTATAAAAGGCCGCGAAGAGGTAATTTTAAGGCAAACTGATGAAATTTCCGAAATCTCCACACCGGTTATCCGTGTTTGGGACGGTATTCTTGCCTTACCCATTATTGGTACCTTAGATAGTGCCCGTACGCAAATTGTAATGGAAAACCTATTGCAGGAAATTGTAGAGACAGGTTCAAGCATAGCCATTTTAGATATTTCGGGTGTGCCGGCGGTTGATTCGCTGGTTGCACAGCACCTGATAAAAACAGTGAGCGCTACCCGCTTAATGGGTGCCGAATGTATTATAAGCGGTATCCGCCCCGAGATTGCGCAAACTGTTGTGCACCTTGGTATAGATCTTTCTAATATTATCACCAAAGCTACACTTGCCAGTGCCTTATCTTATTCATTTAAGCTGATGAAGCTTGAAGTAAGAAAATCAAGCGTAGTATCTAAATTTTAA
- a CDS encoding FAD/NAD(P)-binding protein, with product MKNKKRIAIIGGGPSGLFMFKRLVETGNIDIDVTIFERKKKLGAGMPYSAEGANDEHITNVSGNEIPPLVTSLNDWVKTVPKDTLDKYHMDAGRFNEYKVLPRLLFGQYLTAQFDLLQKRAKEIGIEYAVHYNSNVTDIIDQPEKGTILVEANEQDQFEFDHVVICTGHNWPRKHEGKVPNYFDSPYPPAKLGLQLNHAVAIKGSSLTAVDAIRTLARHNGIFDKDQSGKLHYKVLDQSAGFKMVLHTRNGMLPAVRFHLEDSHLANDSLLSKDEIKAHIKANNGFLSLDYIFERDFKQPIQVKQPEFYQQIKHMRLEEFVAAMMELRERLDPFQLLKAEYAEAEKSIKRKESVYWKEMLGVLSFALNYPAKHLSAEDMQRLQNSLSPLISIVIAYIPQSSSEELLALHQAGVLELIPVGDDSKVEPQEQGGAIYHYTDETGVQQAVHFNTYVDCVGQPHLAFKDFPFKSLLNNRTVSPAKLKFSSAGEGLKALNEGKPVTQDSNGDYYLTVAGIAINDGFQVVDAYGAYNERIYMMAVPYIGGYNPDYSGLDFSEEASGTIIERLMA from the coding sequence TTGAAAAATAAAAAACGAATAGCCATTATTGGCGGTGGCCCAAGCGGGCTTTTTATGTTTAAAAGATTGGTAGAAACCGGCAATATAGATATTGATGTAACCATATTTGAGCGCAAAAAGAAATTAGGCGCGGGCATGCCCTACAGTGCCGAAGGCGCTAATGACGAGCACATCACCAACGTATCCGGAAATGAAATTCCACCGTTGGTCACCTCATTAAATGACTGGGTTAAAACCGTTCCGAAAGATACCCTGGATAAATACCACATGGACGCCGGGCGTTTTAACGAATACAAAGTACTGCCACGCCTGTTATTTGGCCAATATTTAACCGCACAGTTTGATCTGCTTCAAAAAAGGGCTAAGGAAATTGGTATTGAATACGCCGTTCATTATAACAGCAACGTAACCGACATTATTGACCAGCCCGAAAAAGGTACAATTTTGGTAGAGGCAAATGAGCAGGACCAATTTGAATTTGACCATGTTGTTATTTGTACCGGGCATAACTGGCCCCGTAAACATGAGGGCAAAGTTCCCAATTATTTTGATTCGCCCTACCCCCCTGCAAAGCTGGGCTTACAGCTTAACCACGCCGTAGCCATTAAGGGCTCATCACTCACCGCGGTAGATGCAATCAGGACGCTGGCCCGCCATAACGGAATTTTTGATAAAGACCAAAGCGGCAAATTGCATTACAAAGTATTGGACCAAAGCGCTGGTTTTAAAATGGTGCTGCACACGCGCAATGGCATGTTGCCCGCAGTTCGTTTTCACCTCGAAGACTCGCACCTGGCAAATGACAGCCTGCTAAGCAAAGATGAAATCAAGGCGCACATTAAAGCCAATAACGGTTTTTTATCCTTAGATTATATCTTCGAGCGGGATTTCAAACAGCCCATCCAAGTAAAACAGCCGGAGTTTTACCAACAAATTAAACACATGCGGCTGGAAGAATTTGTAGCCGCAATGATGGAACTGCGCGAACGCCTTGATCCGTTCCAGCTGTTAAAAGCCGAGTATGCCGAAGCAGAAAAATCAATAAAACGGAAAGAATCTGTTTACTGGAAAGAGATGCTGGGCGTACTAAGCTTTGCACTAAATTATCCCGCTAAACATCTTTCGGCCGAAGATATGCAGAGGCTTCAAAATTCCTTAAGCCCGCTTATATCAATCGTGATAGCCTATATCCCCCAAAGTTCAAGCGAAGAATTGTTGGCGCTACACCAGGCCGGGGTATTGGAACTGATTCCCGTTGGCGATGACAGCAAAGTAGAGCCTCAGGAGCAAGGGGGCGCTATTTACCACTATACCGATGAAACAGGCGTTCAGCAAGCCGTGCACTTTAACACTTATGTTGATTGCGTAGGCCAGCCGCACCTGGCGTTTAAAGATTTCCCTTTTAAAAGTTTGTTGAACAATCGTACCGTGAGCCCCGCTAAACTTAAATTCAGCAGCGCCGGAGAAGGGCTTAAAGCCTTAAACGAAGGTAAACCTGTAACCCAGGACAGTAATGGCGATTATTACCTTACGGTTGCCGGCATTGCCATCAATGATGGATTCCAGGTGGTAGATGCCTACGGAGCTTATAACGAGCGGATATACATGATGGCGGTGCCATACATCGGCGGATATAACCCGGATTATTCGGGGTTGGATTTTAGTGAGGAGGCTTCTGGTACCATTATTGAACGGTTAATGGCATGA
- a CDS encoding DUF1543 domain-containing protein, which yields MKLYLLLLGAEAPGRVVEQHDYFFGIAESLAALVPDVKAFWPEAGGSLHIDGWREVTRVDDYSVSIVSADDAIPASTHKLFFLNLGGYTSGKLEEQHYTVLTVQPDRLKAVQAAKKSLFFKTNSLKGIATAHIDEKYGVDVDSVHQIDDLIPPAIKAQYRILFGDGTGLPEDEIHLGYFKLDKIK from the coding sequence ATGAAGCTTTATTTATTATTGTTAGGAGCCGAAGCCCCCGGAAGGGTAGTTGAACAGCATGATTATTTTTTTGGCATTGCCGAAAGCCTGGCAGCGCTGGTACCCGATGTGAAAGCCTTTTGGCCCGAAGCCGGCGGCAGCCTGCACATTGACGGCTGGCGCGAGGTAACCAGGGTAGATGATTATTCCGTGAGCATCGTCAGCGCCGATGATGCAATTCCGGCATCCACCCATAAATTATTCTTTTTAAACCTTGGCGGTTATACCTCCGGAAAACTGGAAGAACAACACTATACCGTACTCACCGTTCAGCCCGACCGGCTAAAAGCGGTTCAGGCGGCGAAGAAAAGTTTGTTCTTTAAAACAAACTCGTTAAAAGGTATTGCTACCGCGCACATCGACGAAAAATATGGTGTTGATGTCGATAGCGTACACCAAATTGATGACCTGATACCACCCGCCATAAAAGCGCAATACAGGATATTATTTGGCGACGGCACCGGTTTACCTGAAGACGAGATCCATTTAGGTTATTTTAAACTTGATAAGATCAAATGA
- a CDS encoding TlpA family protein disulfide reductase → MKNLLLAALICCSSYLSAQNSPPFAIEDKKMDTYLTNRKPATLTVQIKNLPDSVKKVNIKYTLVQLGGSIQATKYTETDSAGQANIILDENLPYQQIWLDACNYLYTGIYVDKGLTVTINAQKVPKDGAYMIGEGVTYSGYDGELNTVMNKKVLFKKKERESLVNDVRAVCNSRKKYTADAFAFKTDSVLKLLKNIDSEFITSYPKYGWAVNNETLSEFYGEICIAYWNDTMPGQLIKQINAHRPMFTSNDGVMFYKYLGVYTMAKKRFKKESALNGTLMMYDSLYTQQRSDLLKLFLLESEKDNYARSYPIITSSIKTAWCKKIAADEMIKVDANQKRIDSVLALSTKLEKADIGTPLMRLPFDASLYQLDTLANIDSFILNLKAKFPNKALIIDFWATWCAPCIADMPFSKSVHQKNKDLPIEYIYLCTNSSSSIDIWKNRIGDMQQPGTHIYVNDKIISRLKTAFNAEGGFPTYVVIDVNGKVNKSKITRMAALDRESLKKTVGL, encoded by the coding sequence ATGAAAAATCTATTACTGGCAGCATTAATTTGCTGCAGCAGCTACTTAAGTGCCCAAAATTCGCCTCCGTTTGCCATCGAGGATAAAAAAATGGACACTTATCTCACCAACAGAAAACCCGCAACATTAACCGTACAAATAAAAAACCTGCCCGATAGTGTTAAAAAAGTAAATATTAAATATACCCTTGTACAACTTGGCGGCAGTATACAGGCTACTAAATATACAGAAACAGATTCAGCCGGCCAGGCAAACATAATTCTTGATGAGAATTTACCTTACCAGCAAATATGGTTAGATGCATGCAATTACCTGTATACAGGCATATATGTGGATAAAGGGCTTACGGTTACAATAAACGCGCAGAAAGTACCTAAAGACGGCGCTTATATGATAGGCGAGGGTGTTACCTATTCTGGTTACGACGGGGAATTGAACACCGTAATGAACAAAAAGGTGTTGTTTAAAAAGAAAGAAAGGGAGAGTTTGGTTAATGATGTTCGGGCCGTATGTAATTCAAGAAAAAAATATACGGCAGATGCCTTCGCTTTTAAAACCGATTCTGTTTTAAAGTTATTGAAAAATATAGACAGCGAATTTATAACCAGCTATCCTAAATATGGATGGGCTGTTAACAATGAAACCTTATCGGAGTTTTACGGGGAAATTTGCATAGCCTATTGGAATGACACTATGCCCGGCCAGCTTATTAAGCAGATAAACGCGCACCGGCCCATGTTTACAAGTAACGATGGTGTGATGTTTTACAAGTACCTGGGCGTTTATACTATGGCCAAAAAGCGCTTTAAAAAAGAATCGGCGCTTAACGGCACTTTGATGATGTATGATAGCTTATATACGCAGCAGCGATCAGATCTATTAAAGCTATTCCTTTTAGAGTCGGAGAAAGATAACTATGCCCGCAGTTACCCCATAATCACCAGCAGTATCAAAACAGCATGGTGCAAAAAAATCGCTGCAGACGAAATGATTAAGGTTGATGCTAACCAAAAGAGAATAGACAGTGTTTTAGCATTATCAACAAAGTTAGAAAAGGCGGATATCGGTACCCCCTTAATGCGGTTGCCTTTTGATGCCAGCTTATACCAGTTAGATACTTTAGCAAACATCGATAGCTTTATATTAAATTTAAAGGCAAAATTCCCCAACAAAGCGCTTATTATTGATTTTTGGGCAACCTGGTGTGCCCCCTGCATAGCCGACATGCCTTTCAGCAAAAGTGTGCACCAAAAAAATAAAGACCTGCCCATTGAGTATATCTATCTGTGTACCAACAGTAGTTCAAGTATCGACATATGGAAAAACAGGATAGGAGATATGCAACAGCCGGGTACCCATATTTACGTGAATGATAAAATTATATCCAGGCTAAAAACCGCGTTTAATGCAGAGGGGGGATTTCCAACTTATGTGGTTATTGATGTAAACGGTAAAGTAAACAAGTCAAAAATTACCAGGATGGCGGCTTTGGACAGGGAAAGTTTAAAAAAGACTGTGGGGCTTTAG
- a CDS encoding LytR/AlgR family response regulator transcription factor produces MIRAVIIDDEKNNIENIVHLLKKHELPVTVVGTATNADDGVSLITASHPDLLFLDIQMPDKNGFEVLKAVPHYQFEVVFVTAFDNYGIQAVKFSAIDYLLKPIDPEELKASVSKVGAKLMQKKANLQLENLMEFIKDKDAKKEHKLALSSTKEIRFVHTGDIIRCESSNAYTQFFLSDGTNIMVSKPIFEYEELLSSYDFIRCHQSHLVNIKFIKSLLKEDSGYLLMDDNTRIPISRNKKENVIKRLHTIKK; encoded by the coding sequence ATGATACGAGCGGTAATTATTGACGACGAAAAAAACAATATCGAAAATATTGTGCACCTGCTAAAAAAGCACGAACTGCCGGTAACCGTTGTGGGCACAGCCACCAATGCCGATGACGGCGTAAGTTTAATTACAGCAAGCCATCCCGATTTGTTGTTCTTAGACATCCAGATGCCGGATAAAAACGGCTTTGAAGTGCTTAAAGCTGTGCCGCACTACCAGTTTGAGGTGGTTTTTGTTACCGCGTTTGATAATTACGGCATACAGGCTGTCAAATTTTCGGCGATAGATTATTTGCTGAAGCCGATAGATCCGGAAGAGTTAAAAGCATCGGTAAGCAAGGTAGGGGCTAAGCTGATGCAAAAGAAGGCCAACCTGCAGCTTGAAAACTTAATGGAATTTATAAAGGATAAGGATGCCAAAAAGGAACACAAACTGGCCCTGTCTTCAACTAAAGAGATCAGGTTTGTGCACACCGGGGACATCATTCGTTGCGAATCATCAAACGCTTACACGCAGTTCTTTTTATCGGACGGAACAAATATCATGGTATCAAAACCAATTTTTGAATACGAGGAGTTATTAAGCAGCTACGATTTTATCCGGTGCCACCAATCGCACCTGGTGAATATAAAGTTTATCAAAAGCTTACTTAAGGAAGATTCGGGCTATTTGTTAATGGATGATAACACCCGCATCCCCATCTCCAGGAACAAAAAAGAGAACGTCATAAAACGCTTACACACTATAAAAAAATAA